The proteins below are encoded in one region of Bremerella sp. P1:
- a CDS encoding sulfatase, with product MLCTLVALLLHGSPVQAANPNVLFIAVDDLACTLGCYGDVVAKTPNIDRLAAAGICFRRAYNQLPLCNPTRASVMTGLRPDQIKVYDLDRHFRDEVPDVVTLSQAFQKAGYFTARVGKIYHYNVPASIGTDGFDDPPSWHRTVNPKGRDKAEEAQIFNAEPHRKISAALSWLAADGTAEEQTDGMIATEAIKIMRERKDEPFFLGVGFFRPHTPYVAPKEFFEMYPLDSLRLPYAPENDRDDIPTAAFAHNCPVPNYGLDEPTLLKATQAYYACVSMVDAQVGRLLSALDELGIAENTIVVFWSDHGYHLGEHDGIWQKRTLFEQASRAPLIVHAPGQQGQGACGRIVEFVDIYPTLTDLAGVDAPDNLAGRSLRRLIEDPHAQWDGQAITQVLRPADDRLPEMVMGCSIRTDRYRYTEWGDGKYGVELYDHHADPSEFNNLAQDPDKGAQAVIATLRSQLRKKASGKTPTVPVNPARL from the coding sequence ATTCTCTGTACGCTGGTTGCTCTGCTTCTCCACGGCTCGCCTGTCCAGGCCGCTAACCCCAATGTGTTGTTTATTGCCGTGGATGACTTGGCTTGCACACTAGGATGTTACGGAGACGTCGTTGCGAAAACGCCGAACATCGATCGATTAGCGGCCGCGGGAATCTGCTTTCGGCGGGCCTATAACCAGTTGCCGCTGTGCAATCCGACGCGTGCATCGGTGATGACGGGACTGCGTCCCGATCAGATCAAAGTGTATGATCTCGATCGTCATTTTCGTGACGAAGTGCCTGATGTGGTGACGCTGTCGCAGGCGTTTCAAAAGGCGGGTTACTTTACAGCACGTGTCGGGAAGATCTATCACTACAACGTGCCAGCTTCGATTGGAACCGATGGCTTCGACGACCCTCCTTCGTGGCACCGAACGGTCAATCCGAAGGGCCGCGATAAGGCCGAAGAGGCGCAGATCTTCAATGCCGAGCCCCATCGCAAGATCAGCGCGGCCCTCAGTTGGCTAGCCGCCGACGGGACTGCCGAAGAGCAAACCGATGGCATGATCGCCACTGAAGCGATCAAGATCATGCGGGAAAGGAAGGACGAACCATTCTTTTTGGGTGTCGGCTTCTTTCGACCGCATACCCCTTACGTGGCTCCCAAAGAGTTCTTCGAGATGTACCCGCTCGATTCGTTGCGCCTGCCATACGCCCCGGAGAACGACCGCGACGATATCCCCACAGCTGCGTTCGCCCATAATTGCCCTGTGCCGAACTATGGCCTCGATGAACCGACCTTACTAAAAGCTACGCAGGCCTACTATGCCTGTGTGTCGATGGTAGATGCCCAGGTCGGACGACTGCTTTCTGCATTGGATGAGTTGGGTATCGCTGAGAATACCATTGTTGTTTTTTGGAGTGATCATGGTTACCACCTGGGCGAGCACGATGGCATCTGGCAGAAACGTACGCTGTTTGAACAAGCGTCTCGAGCTCCGTTAATCGTTCATGCTCCGGGACAGCAAGGGCAGGGAGCCTGCGGTCGGATTGTAGAGTTCGTCGATATCTATCCGACGTTGACCGATCTGGCGGGTGTCGATGCACCGGATAATCTGGCGGGTCGTAGTCTGCGTCGCTTGATTGAGGATCCGCACGCGCAGTGGGACGGCCAAGCCATCACCCAAGTCCTGCGTCCGGCCGACGACCGCCTACCGGAGATGGTCATGGGGTGCAGTATTCGCACCGATCGTTACCGCTACACCGAATGGGGCGACGGCAAGTATGGTGTCGAGCTATATGACCATCACGCCGATCCTAGCGAGTTCAACAATCTGGCTCAGGATCCTGACAAGGGAGCGCAAGCCGTGATCGCAACGCTGCGCAGTCAACTCAGAAAGAAAGCTTCAGGAAAGACGCCCACCGTGCCTGTGAACCCCGCTCGGCTGTAA